The region TTACAGGCCCTGGAAGAAAGGGGCGAACTGATTCGCATTGACCAGGAAGTGGATGCCAACCTGGAGATTGGCGCCATACAGCGGCGCGTATTCAGGGCTAATGGCCCGGCCCTTTTGTTTACCCGGGTCAAGGGCTGTGCCTTTCCCATGGCCGGAAATATTTTCGGGACCAAGGATCGGATAAGATTTATCTTCGAGGACAGTTTAAAGGCCATAGATAAGCTCATTAAGCTCAAAATAAGTCCCTGGGAACTTTTAAAAAGACCATGGCAACTGTTCGACGTACCCAAAGCTCTTTTTCATACTCTGCCCAAATGGGTGAAAACCGGCCCGGTGCTTGAGGGTGAAACTAAAATCAGCCATCTGCCACAGCTTAAATCCTGGCCCATGGATGGAGGAGCCTACATAACCCTGCCCCAGGTTTATACTGAGAGTCCGGAGAAACCAGGTATAGCCTGCTCCAACCTGGGTATGTACCGCGTGCAACTTGGTGGCAATGAATACGAGCAGGATGTGGAAGTCGGGCTGCATTATCAGATACATCGTGGGATTGGCGTTCATCATCAACAGGCCTTAAAACAAGGTACACCTTTAAAGGTGAATATTTTTGTAGGCGGACCACCGGCCATGACCTTGGCAGCCATAATGCCTTTGCCTGAAGGGGTGGCTGAAATTCTTTTTGCCGGGGTGCTGGCTGGGCATAGAATAGAGTTGATTAAAAGACCTAACCATCTCCCCATCTTGGCCCAGGCAGATTTTTGTATTGTTGGTCATATTGATTCAGGAGGGGAGAAGCCAGAAGGTCCCTTCGGCGACCACCTGGGTTATTACAGCCTGAAACATGACTTTCCTGTGCTCAAAGTGGAAAAGGTTTACCATCGTCATGGTGCTATCTGGCCCTTTACTACCGTGGGCCGCCCCCCCCAGGAAGATACAATTTTTGGGACCTTTATCCATGAGTTGACAAAAGAATTGGTTCCCACGGTGTTTAGCGGAGTCAGAGAAGTGCATGCCGTGGATGCTGCGGGGGTACATCCTTTGCTTTTGGCCATTGGCCGGGAAAGTTATGTCCCCTATGCCCGGGAAAGACAACCCCA is a window of Desulfovulcanus ferrireducens DNA encoding:
- a CDS encoding UbiD family decarboxylase, which encodes MGFRNLSQCLQALEERGELIRIDQEVDANLEIGAIQRRVFRANGPALLFTRVKGCAFPMAGNIFGTKDRIRFIFEDSLKAIDKLIKLKISPWELLKRPWQLFDVPKALFHTLPKWVKTGPVLEGETKISHLPQLKSWPMDGGAYITLPQVYTESPEKPGIACSNLGMYRVQLGGNEYEQDVEVGLHYQIHRGIGVHHQQALKQGTPLKVNIFVGGPPAMTLAAIMPLPEGVAEILFAGVLAGHRIELIKRPNHLPILAQADFCIVGHIDSGGEKPEGPFGDHLGYYSLKHDFPVLKVEKVYHRHGAIWPFTTVGRPPQEDTIFGTFIHELTKELVPTVFSGVREVHAVDAAGVHPLLLAIGRESYVPYARERQPQELLTCAMSLLGQTQTALSKYVFIAAREDDPGLSVQHIPNFFKHVLERIDLGRDLHFITRTTMDTLDYSGISLNQGSKLIVAACGPKKRELGLRLPDDSGSLYLPSDFGRIKFFAPGIVVLQGPKHKQKRDTQDPKLKELAAVLEKTKSLKDFPLLVVVDDSEFTAANWDNFLWVVFTRSDPATDIYGAGEFTHCKHWGCAGPLIIDARLKSYHAPPLAPDPEIERKVDRLGEPGGPLHGII